In a genomic window of Saccharothrix sp. HUAS TT1:
- the sufB gene encoding Fe-S cluster assembly protein SufB, whose translation MTAAAEQRTTTAPLTQEETLASIGNYEFGWSDSDVAGASARRGLNEDVVRDISAKKNEPEWMLEFRLKALRLFDRKPMPTWGSDLSGIDFDNIKYFVRSTEKQAATWDDLPDEIKNTYDRLGIPEAEKQRLVSGVAAQYESEVVYHKIREDLEEQGVVFLDTDTALREHPELFKEYFGSVIPSGDNKFSALNSAVWSGGSFIYVPKGVHVDIPLQAYFRINTENMGQFERTLIIVDEGAYVHYVEGCTAPIYSSDSLHSAVVEIIVKKGGRCRYTTIQNWSNNVYNLVTKRAKAEEGATMEWIDGNIGSKVTMKYPAVFLMGEHAKGEVLSIAFAGEGQHQDAGAKMVHMAPHTSSTIVSKSVARGGGRTSYRGLVQVNKRAHHSKSTVKCDALLVDNISRSDTYPYVDVREDDVSMGHEATVSKVSEDQLFYLMSRGLNEDEAMAMIVRGFVEPIARELPMEYALELNRLIELQMEGAVG comes from the coding sequence ATGACTGCCGCTGCCGAGCAGCGCACCACCACAGCCCCGCTCACCCAGGAAGAGACCCTGGCGAGCATCGGCAACTACGAGTTCGGCTGGTCCGACTCGGACGTGGCAGGCGCGAGCGCTCGCCGGGGCCTGAACGAGGACGTCGTTCGGGACATCTCGGCCAAGAAGAACGAGCCCGAGTGGATGCTGGAGTTCCGGCTCAAGGCGCTGCGGTTGTTCGACCGCAAGCCCATGCCGACCTGGGGCTCCGACCTGTCGGGCATCGACTTCGACAACATCAAGTACTTCGTCCGGTCGACCGAGAAGCAGGCGGCGACCTGGGACGACCTGCCCGACGAGATCAAGAACACCTACGACCGGCTGGGCATCCCGGAGGCGGAGAAGCAGCGCCTGGTCTCCGGTGTCGCGGCCCAGTACGAGTCCGAGGTCGTCTACCACAAGATCCGCGAGGACCTCGAGGAGCAGGGCGTCGTCTTCCTCGACACGGACACCGCCCTGCGCGAGCACCCGGAGCTGTTCAAGGAGTACTTCGGCTCCGTCATCCCGTCGGGTGACAACAAGTTCTCCGCGCTGAACTCCGCGGTGTGGTCGGGCGGCTCGTTCATCTACGTGCCGAAGGGCGTGCACGTCGACATCCCGCTGCAGGCCTACTTCCGGATCAACACCGAGAACATGGGCCAGTTCGAGCGCACGCTGATCATCGTCGACGAGGGCGCCTACGTGCACTACGTCGAGGGCTGCACCGCGCCGATCTACTCGTCGGACTCGCTGCACTCCGCCGTCGTGGAGATCATCGTCAAGAAGGGCGGCCGCTGCCGCTACACGACCATCCAGAACTGGTCGAACAACGTCTACAACCTGGTCACCAAGCGCGCCAAGGCCGAAGAGGGCGCGACCATGGAGTGGATCGACGGCAACATCGGCTCCAAGGTGACCATGAAGTACCCGGCCGTGTTCCTGATGGGCGAGCACGCCAAGGGCGAGGTCCTCTCGATCGCGTTCGCGGGCGAGGGCCAGCACCAGGACGCGGGCGCGAAGATGGTCCACATGGCGCCGCACACGTCGTCCACGATCGTGTCGAAGTCGGTGGCGCGCGGCGGCGGCCGCACCTCCTACCGCGGCCTGGTCCAGGTCAACAAGCGGGCGCACCACTCGAAGTCCACGGTCAAGTGCGACGCGCTGCTGGTGGACAACATCAGCCGCTCGGACACCTACCCGTACGTCGACGTCCGCGAGGACGACGTGTCGATGGGCCACGAGGCCACGGTCTCCAAGGTCTCCGAGGACCAGCTGTTCTACCTGATGTCCCGCGGCCTCAACGAGGACGAGGCCATGGCGATGATCGTGCGCGGGTTCGTCGAGCCCATCGCGCGCGAGCTGCCGATGGAGTACGCCCTCGAGCTGAACCGCCTGATCGAGCTGCAGATGGAAGGGGCCGTCGGCTGA
- a CDS encoding non-heme iron oxygenase ferredoxin subunit: MIRVCSLTDLDDRKPVAFEVGDERTPVLLVRDGDTVHALRDLCSHAEVALSEGEVTRKGVECWLHGSCFDLRTGRPSSPPATEPVDVYAVELRGGDVLVDVTAAVN; this comes from the coding sequence GTGATCCGGGTGTGCTCGCTGACCGACCTCGACGACCGCAAGCCGGTCGCGTTCGAGGTCGGCGACGAGCGCACCCCGGTCCTGCTCGTCCGCGACGGCGACACCGTGCACGCGCTGCGCGACCTGTGCTCGCACGCCGAGGTCGCGCTCAGCGAGGGCGAGGTGACGCGCAAGGGCGTGGAGTGCTGGCTGCACGGGTCGTGCTTCGACCTGCGCACCGGCCGCCCGTCCTCGCCGCCCGCCACCGAGCCGGTCGACGTGTACGCCGTCGAACTCCGCGGCGGCGACGTCCTCGTGGACGTCACCGCGGCCGTGAACTGA
- the sufC gene encoding Fe-S cluster assembly ATPase SufC, giving the protein MATLEIKDLHVSVNTDEGSKEILKGVDLTINAGETHAIMGPNGSGKSTLSYAIAGHPKYGITSGSVLLDGEDVLEMTVDERARAGLFLAMQYPVEVPGVSMSNFLRTAATAVRGEAPKLRHWVKEVKGAMSDLDIDPAFAERSVNEGFSGGEKKRHEILQLGLLKPKVAILDETDSGLDVDALRVVSEGVNRYKQSGDVGVMLITHYTRILKYISPDFVHVFAAGRIAESGGPELADQLEAEGYVKYIGKQEAAGIA; this is encoded by the coding sequence ATGGCCACTCTCGAGATCAAGGACCTGCACGTCTCGGTCAACACCGACGAGGGCTCCAAGGAAATCCTCAAGGGCGTCGACCTGACCATCAACGCAGGCGAGACCCACGCGATCATGGGCCCCAACGGCTCGGGCAAGTCCACCCTGTCCTACGCCATCGCGGGCCACCCCAAGTACGGGATCACCTCCGGCAGCGTGCTGCTGGACGGCGAGGACGTGCTGGAGATGACCGTGGACGAGCGCGCCCGCGCGGGCCTCTTCCTCGCCATGCAGTACCCGGTCGAGGTGCCCGGCGTCTCGATGTCGAACTTCCTCCGCACCGCCGCCACCGCCGTCCGCGGCGAGGCGCCGAAGCTGCGCCACTGGGTCAAGGAGGTCAAGGGGGCGATGTCCGACCTGGACATCGACCCGGCCTTCGCCGAGCGCTCGGTGAACGAGGGCTTCTCCGGCGGCGAGAAGAAGCGGCACGAGATCCTGCAGCTCGGGCTGCTCAAGCCGAAGGTCGCCATCCTCGACGAGACCGACTCCGGCCTGGACGTCGACGCGCTGCGCGTCGTGTCCGAGGGCGTGAACCGGTACAAGCAGTCCGGTGACGTCGGCGTCATGCTGATCACGCACTACACCCGGATCCTCAAGTACATCTCGCCCGACTTCGTGCACGTCTTCGCGGCGGGGCGGATCGCCGAGTCCGGCGGCCCCGAGCTGGCCGACCAGCTGGAGGCCGAAGGTTACGTGAAGTACATCGGCAAGCAGGAAGCCGCCGGCATCGCGTGA
- a CDS encoding patatin-like protein encodes MADVPREQIRFAVVLNGGVSLAVWMGGVVLELDRLTRGDGPYADLLDMVGSTARADVITGTSAGGINGAALALSQVNANARLERLRDLWAEQGRMEQLLRTPFRGQPVSLLRGDEFFLPRLREALERLTTDFEPTSRDDRPVDLRITTTLLAGVPTVTHDDLGQALVQSTHQGSFSFRRDPGGRDDFTADALPGLVGRMALAARSSASFPFAFEPSFIPVAPGAPDGDKPNMAGVASWANDTDNRSRYAVDGGVLVNTPTKEALEAIDRMPAEGPVRRVMLLVFPHAPEAVVEPVAPVDGALPSTVATGGKLLGALTSQSGRTYVDRIEEHNRNAASRRGGRNALLDRLASGGSVTAKLYSLAETLHDHYEDVRIRHAARDISARQFEVPGANAAGWSFERVRAAAEAAQREYRAERGRLPYVPTRPQPAALPEHGWPWGITTAERLTSAAMDLLKRLVWVMPDAQRLALARTNLFDVRSRLRAARRELDAHWTTEVAEELDQAYWERRVRRFGVKMLDEPDGVGQRVREQVERIAGVLGDAHDILDQLDDDQLRVGELKSWHRLLTEPRTEAEAGAGLVAGELWLSRVLALEVATTCLADDSRGGLDQAVELVQISLQTRNAFAEYSVTAEDKAGGASLNRFSGFLKRSWRVNDWIWGRLDGATMLCKVVFDPKRLLRVDRLTGAGGDPAERAARQVDELVRGLFGDGLPDELAPCVERAKAELGAVYADPDGNHPPTCAALAEVAAWGLHTRIICEELPALRAAILADRHEGADRRSRGELFLEEQAALLARLPVRTDADRVEVGVRGLAAFDRAGIGREPLVQEASSDQVIRTAATAAAVAITVADSDNSGLGTAKPLTRTLRGAALLPYWTITGLTRGGRLAQFLGLLGFALGGALLVLALFDLLPPWAVGPAAAFGGGTLLAAFGYAALRSGTLLHGLVLLSPVIPLVTVAIDRTRDAMASGETGDQAVTGMVAVGGVLLVVVGLLIIGSLPAPVGTPLAVLGKLRLKPRLLVRVLVAAAVVAGVWAVVRWRLYDLSPALVVVGTVVAIVFGAVTSYALGSSLRRWRQVDGAWDTEAAEPPAAATAGWAAVYGAVLLVVAALVQVFSLRFTGWEAVLGTALAFGLVLLLVTTWWVPLRARRTIATSLVEQMSIVDFDSDDVAGALLKRLEGHGMLFKFLTELDDTGTPHLSATGLRVAHRIAHRSTTGADLD; translated from the coding sequence ATGGCCGACGTGCCCAGGGAGCAGATCCGGTTCGCCGTCGTGCTGAACGGGGGTGTGAGCCTCGCCGTGTGGATGGGCGGGGTGGTGCTCGAACTCGACCGGTTGACCAGGGGCGACGGCCCGTACGCCGACCTGCTGGACATGGTCGGCAGCACGGCCCGCGCGGACGTCATCACCGGCACGTCGGCGGGCGGCATCAACGGCGCGGCGCTGGCGTTGTCGCAGGTCAACGCCAACGCCCGGCTGGAGCGGCTGCGCGACCTGTGGGCCGAGCAGGGTCGGATGGAGCAGCTGCTGCGCACGCCGTTCCGCGGCCAGCCGGTGTCGCTGCTGCGCGGCGACGAGTTCTTCCTGCCCCGGCTCCGGGAGGCGCTGGAGCGCCTGACCACCGACTTCGAGCCCACCTCGCGCGACGACCGGCCGGTCGACCTGCGCATCACCACCACGCTGCTCGCGGGCGTGCCCACCGTCACCCACGACGACCTGGGCCAGGCGCTGGTGCAGTCGACCCACCAGGGCAGCTTCTCGTTCCGCCGCGACCCCGGCGGCCGGGACGACTTCACCGCCGACGCGCTGCCCGGTCTGGTCGGCCGGATGGCGCTGGCCGCCCGCTCGTCCGCCTCCTTCCCGTTCGCGTTCGAGCCCTCGTTCATCCCCGTCGCGCCCGGCGCGCCCGACGGCGACAAGCCGAACATGGCGGGCGTCGCGTCCTGGGCCAACGACACCGACAACCGGTCCCGCTACGCCGTGGACGGCGGCGTCCTGGTCAACACGCCGACCAAGGAGGCGCTGGAGGCCATCGACCGGATGCCCGCCGAGGGGCCGGTGCGGCGGGTGATGCTGCTGGTGTTCCCGCACGCGCCCGAGGCGGTCGTGGAGCCGGTGGCGCCGGTGGACGGCGCGCTGCCCAGCACCGTCGCCACCGGCGGCAAGCTGCTCGGCGCGCTGACCAGCCAGAGCGGCCGCACCTACGTCGACCGCATCGAGGAGCACAACCGCAACGCCGCCTCCCGCCGCGGCGGGCGCAACGCCCTGCTGGACCGGCTGGCGTCGGGCGGCTCGGTCACCGCGAAGCTGTACTCGCTGGCCGAGACGCTGCACGACCACTACGAGGACGTGCGCATCCGGCACGCCGCCCGCGACATCAGCGCCCGCCAGTTCGAGGTGCCCGGCGCGAACGCCGCCGGCTGGTCGTTCGAACGGGTCCGGGCCGCGGCCGAGGCGGCCCAGCGGGAGTACCGCGCCGAGCGGGGCAGGCTGCCGTACGTGCCGACGAGGCCGCAGCCGGCCGCGTTGCCCGAGCACGGCTGGCCGTGGGGCATCACGACCGCCGAACGGCTCACGTCCGCCGCGATGGACCTGCTCAAGCGCCTGGTCTGGGTGATGCCGGACGCGCAGCGGCTCGCCCTGGCCAGGACGAACCTGTTCGACGTGCGGTCGCGGCTGCGCGCCGCCCGCCGCGAGCTGGACGCGCACTGGACCACCGAGGTCGCCGAGGAGCTGGACCAGGCGTACTGGGAGCGGCGGGTCCGCCGGTTCGGCGTGAAGATGCTGGACGAGCCGGACGGCGTCGGGCAGCGGGTGCGCGAGCAGGTCGAGCGGATCGCGGGCGTCCTCGGCGACGCGCACGACATCCTCGACCAGCTGGACGACGACCAGCTGCGGGTCGGCGAGCTGAAGTCGTGGCACCGGCTGCTGACCGAGCCGCGCACCGAGGCGGAGGCCGGGGCCGGGCTGGTGGCCGGTGAGCTGTGGCTGTCGCGGGTGCTGGCGCTGGAGGTCGCGACCACGTGCCTGGCCGACGACAGCCGCGGCGGCCTCGACCAGGCCGTCGAGCTGGTGCAGATCAGCCTGCAGACGCGCAACGCGTTCGCCGAGTACAGCGTCACCGCCGAGGACAAGGCGGGCGGCGCGTCGCTGAACCGGTTCTCCGGGTTCCTCAAGCGCTCCTGGCGGGTCAACGACTGGATCTGGGGGCGGCTCGACGGCGCGACGATGCTGTGCAAGGTGGTGTTCGACCCGAAGCGGCTGCTGCGGGTCGACCGGCTGACCGGCGCGGGCGGCGACCCCGCCGAGCGGGCCGCGCGGCAGGTGGACGAGCTGGTGCGGGGGCTGTTCGGCGACGGGTTGCCGGACGAGCTGGCGCCGTGCGTCGAGCGGGCGAAGGCCGAGCTGGGCGCGGTGTACGCCGACCCGGACGGCAACCACCCGCCGACGTGCGCGGCGCTGGCGGAGGTGGCCGCGTGGGGCCTGCACACCCGGATCATCTGCGAGGAGCTGCCCGCGTTGCGCGCGGCGATCCTGGCCGACCGGCACGAGGGCGCGGACCGGCGGTCGCGCGGCGAGCTGTTCCTGGAGGAGCAGGCCGCGCTGCTGGCCCGGCTGCCGGTGCGCACCGACGCCGACCGGGTCGAGGTGGGCGTGCGCGGGCTGGCGGCGTTCGACCGGGCGGGCATCGGGCGCGAACCGCTGGTGCAGGAGGCGAGCAGCGACCAGGTGATCCGGACGGCGGCGACGGCCGCGGCGGTGGCGATCACCGTGGCCGACAGCGACAACTCCGGGTTGGGCACGGCGAAACCGCTGACCAGGACGTTGCGCGGGGCGGCGCTGCTGCCGTACTGGACGATCACCGGGCTGACCAGGGGCGGTCGGCTGGCGCAGTTCCTGGGGCTGCTGGGGTTCGCGCTGGGCGGGGCGCTGCTGGTGCTGGCGCTGTTCGACCTGCTGCCGCCGTGGGCGGTCGGCCCGGCGGCGGCGTTCGGCGGGGGGACGCTGCTGGCGGCGTTCGGCTACGCGGCGCTGCGGTCCGGGACGCTGCTGCACGGGCTGGTGCTGCTGTCGCCGGTGATCCCGCTGGTGACGGTGGCGATCGACCGGACCAGGGACGCGATGGCGTCCGGCGAGACCGGCGACCAGGCGGTGACCGGCATGGTGGCGGTCGGCGGCGTGCTGCTGGTCGTGGTGGGGCTGCTGATCATCGGCAGCCTGCCCGCGCCGGTGGGCACGCCGCTGGCCGTGCTGGGCAAGCTCCGGCTCAAGCCGCGGCTGCTGGTGCGGGTGCTGGTGGCGGCGGCGGTCGTGGCCGGGGTGTGGGCCGTGGTGCGGTGGCGGCTGTACGACCTGAGCCCGGCGCTGGTGGTCGTCGGCACGGTGGTGGCGATCGTGTTCGGCGCGGTGACGTCGTACGCGTTGGGCAGCTCGCTGCGGCGGTGGCGGCAGGTGGACGGCGCGTGGGACACCGAGGCCGCCGAACCGCCCGCCGCCGCGACCGCCGGGTGGGCGGCGGTGTACGGGGCCGTGCTGCTGGTCGTGGCGGCGCTGGTGCAGGTGTTCTCGCTGCGGTTCACCGGGTGGGAGGCGGTGCTGGGCACGGCGCTGGCGTTCGGCCTGGTGCTGCTGCTGGTGACGACGTGGTGGGTGCCGCTGCGGGCCCGTCGGACCATCGCCACGTCGCTGGTGGAGCAGATGTCCATCGTGGACTTCGACTCGGACGACGTGGCCGGCGCGCTGCTGAAGCGGCTGGAGGGCCACGGCATGCTGTTCAAGTTCCTCACCGAGCTGGACGACACCGGCACGCCCCACCTCAGCGCGACCGGCCTGCGCGTCGCCCACCGCATCGCCCACCGCTCCACCACCGGCGCCGACCTCGACTAA
- the sufD gene encoding Fe-S cluster assembly protein SufD — translation MAVTTEDQQHGLTAHSHGAGAPISSRADHFTSFDVNAFEVPGGREEIWRFTPVKRLANLHNGAEATGAATVEVDAAEGVAVETAARGDERLGVAGTPGDRVAAQAWTSFAEATVVTLPGDAKSEPTTITVTGPGAGQVAYGHLHVHAKPFAEAVVVIDHRGSGAYADNVEFVVGDGAHLTVVAIQDWADDAVHVSAHHAKLGRDATFKHTVITLGGDVVRLTPVVTYTGRGGDAELLGLYFADAGQHLEHRTFIDHAVSNCRSNVVYKGALQGEDARTVWIGDVLIRAAAEGTETFELNRNLVLTDGARADSVPNLEIETGEIEGAGHASATGRFDDEQLFYLQARGIPEEQARRLVVRGFFHEILLKIAVPEVRERLEAAIEAELEAVGA, via the coding sequence ATGGCCGTCACCACCGAAGACCAGCAACACGGCCTGACGGCCCACTCGCACGGTGCGGGTGCCCCGATCTCCTCGCGCGCGGACCACTTCACGTCCTTCGACGTGAACGCGTTCGAGGTGCCCGGTGGTCGCGAGGAGATCTGGCGCTTCACCCCCGTGAAGCGCCTGGCGAACCTGCACAACGGCGCCGAGGCGACCGGCGCGGCGACCGTCGAGGTCGACGCCGCCGAGGGCGTCGCGGTCGAGACCGCGGCGCGCGGCGACGAGCGGCTGGGCGTCGCGGGCACCCCCGGTGACCGCGTCGCCGCCCAGGCGTGGACCTCGTTCGCCGAGGCCACCGTCGTCACCCTCCCCGGTGACGCGAAGTCCGAGCCGACCACGATCACCGTGACCGGCCCGGGCGCGGGGCAGGTCGCCTACGGCCACCTGCACGTGCACGCCAAGCCGTTCGCCGAGGCCGTCGTGGTCATCGACCACCGCGGCTCCGGCGCGTACGCCGACAACGTGGAGTTCGTCGTCGGCGACGGCGCGCACCTCACCGTGGTCGCCATCCAGGACTGGGCCGACGACGCGGTGCACGTCTCCGCGCACCACGCCAAGCTGGGCCGCGACGCCACGTTCAAGCACACCGTCATCACGCTCGGCGGCGACGTCGTCCGGCTCACCCCGGTCGTCACCTACACCGGGCGCGGCGGCGACGCCGAACTGCTCGGCCTGTACTTCGCCGACGCGGGCCAGCACCTGGAGCACCGCACCTTCATCGACCACGCGGTGTCCAACTGCCGCAGCAACGTCGTCTACAAGGGCGCGCTGCAGGGCGAGGACGCGCGCACCGTGTGGATCGGCGACGTGCTGATCCGCGCCGCCGCCGAGGGCACCGAGACGTTCGAGCTGAACCGCAACCTGGTGCTCACCGACGGCGCGCGCGCCGACTCGGTGCCCAACCTGGAGATCGAGACCGGCGAGATCGAGGGCGCGGGCCACGCCAGCGCCACCGGCCGGTTCGACGACGAGCAGCTGTTCTACCTCCAGGCCCGCGGCATCCCCGAGGAGCAGGCCCGCCGGCTCGTCGTGCGCGGGTTCTTCCACGAGATCCTGCTCAAGATCGCCGTTCCCGAGGTGCGCGAGCGCCTGGAAGCCGCCATCGAGGCGGAGCTGGAAGCGGTGGGCGCGTGA
- a CDS encoding helix-turn-helix transcriptional regulator — MKNAGIESTAVPSGHDGRTRHAVARLLLEQGPVTAASVAEQLGLSPTAVRRHIDALVADGEATSREAPRGQRGRGRPAKLFLLTEQGRARFGHAYDDLAVAALRFLAEQGGEEAVRTFAERRVSAFVDRHRAAIVAQPDAAERAKALAVALTREGYAASARHVGAGEQLCQHLCPVAHVAAEFPQLCETETAAFAGLLGTHVQRLATIARGDAVCTTHIPNTPRIPDGGEPA, encoded by the coding sequence GTGAAAAACGCCGGGATCGAATCGACCGCTGTGCCGTCCGGGCACGACGGGCGTACCCGGCACGCCGTCGCACGGCTCCTCCTGGAGCAGGGCCCGGTCACCGCGGCCTCGGTCGCGGAGCAGCTGGGCCTGAGCCCCACGGCGGTGCGCCGGCACATCGACGCGCTGGTGGCCGACGGCGAGGCGACCAGCAGGGAGGCCCCCCGGGGTCAGCGCGGCCGGGGTCGCCCGGCCAAGCTCTTCCTGCTGACCGAGCAGGGGCGGGCCCGCTTCGGGCACGCCTACGACGACCTCGCCGTGGCCGCGTTGCGGTTCCTCGCCGAACAGGGCGGGGAGGAGGCGGTACGAACCTTCGCCGAGCGACGGGTGTCCGCATTCGTCGACCGGCACCGCGCGGCCATCGTGGCCCAGCCGGACGCCGCGGAGCGGGCCAAGGCCCTCGCGGTGGCGTTGACCAGGGAGGGCTACGCTGCCTCGGCGCGCCACGTGGGAGCGGGCGAGCAGCTCTGCCAGCACCTGTGCCCGGTGGCCCACGTCGCGGCGGAGTTCCCGCAGCTGTGCGAGACCGAGACGGCGGCGTTCGCCGGCCTGCTCGGCACGCACGTCCAGCGCCTGGCCACGATCGCCCGCGGCGACGCCGTGTGCACGACGCACATCCCGAACACACCCCGGATCCCAGATGGAGGGGAGCCCGCATGA
- the mptB gene encoding polyprenol phosphomannose-dependent alpha 1,6 mannosyltransferase MptB: MTAGGMVMADRGGIAEAAPLDAAETRQLDVIRRWGTVGALLLAVGSLGSGAAPVFSPLPGTPLLGLFVRMPSASMGAVWTGMFLVVSAWLWLGRFARPGRPRLMSRSQLDRTLLMWITPLVFVLPMFSRDVYSYLAQSQIAANGQDPYELGPATALGVEHDLTKNVPNIWRETPAPYGPLFLAAGRVISMVTGDSVLPGIFLHRLLGLLGLAMIVWALPRLARRFGVPPVAALWLGAANPLVLFHLVVGVHNEGLAIGLMLVGLELALRKMPLRAGARMTREELLWIVLGATMITMGAAVKIPAALALGFLGVLIARRWGGRFSDLVRAALLLLVISGVVMVGTCVGTGLGFGWVETLNVAGTVKSWMSPPTAMGFMGGGLGLLLGLGNHTESMIALMRVVTQAVSVVIVATLLWKAFRGRIKAVNGLGAGLGAVLVLGPVLQPWYVLWAALPLATGVLARRFRVFATTASAVIAVILPPTGSAFDGRAYTVPQAVTGALIAFAVCLFVARKQVMPLIRRDPLPGSA, translated from the coding sequence GTGACGGCGGGCGGAATGGTGATGGCGGACCGGGGCGGGATCGCCGAGGCGGCGCCCCTCGACGCCGCGGAGACGCGGCAGCTCGACGTCATCCGCCGCTGGGGCACCGTCGGCGCGCTGCTGCTGGCCGTCGGCTCGCTCGGCTCGGGCGCCGCGCCGGTGTTCAGCCCGCTGCCCGGCACGCCGCTGCTCGGCCTGTTCGTCCGGATGCCCAGCGCGTCCATGGGCGCGGTGTGGACCGGCATGTTCCTGGTGGTGTCGGCGTGGCTCTGGCTCGGCCGGTTCGCCCGGCCGGGGCGGCCCCGGCTGATGTCGCGCAGCCAGCTCGACCGCACGCTGCTGATGTGGATCACGCCGCTGGTGTTCGTGCTGCCCATGTTCAGCCGGGACGTCTACAGCTACCTGGCGCAGTCGCAGATCGCGGCCAACGGGCAGGACCCGTACGAGCTGGGCCCGGCGACGGCGCTGGGCGTGGAGCACGACCTGACCAAGAACGTGCCGAACATCTGGCGCGAGACGCCCGCGCCGTACGGGCCGCTGTTCCTGGCCGCCGGGCGGGTCATCTCGATGGTGACCGGCGACAGCGTGCTGCCCGGCATCTTCCTGCACCGGCTGCTGGGGCTGCTGGGGCTGGCGATGATCGTGTGGGCGCTGCCCCGGCTGGCGCGGCGGTTCGGCGTGCCGCCGGTCGCCGCGCTGTGGCTGGGCGCGGCGAACCCGCTGGTGCTGTTCCACCTGGTCGTCGGCGTGCACAACGAGGGCCTGGCGATCGGCCTGATGCTGGTCGGGCTGGAGCTGGCGCTGCGGAAGATGCCGCTCCGGGCGGGCGCCCGGATGACCCGCGAAGAGCTGCTGTGGATCGTCCTCGGCGCGACCATGATCACCATGGGCGCGGCGGTGAAGATCCCGGCCGCGCTGGCGCTCGGCTTCCTCGGCGTGCTGATCGCGCGGCGGTGGGGCGGCCGGTTCTCCGACCTGGTGCGGGCGGCGCTGTTGTTGCTGGTCATCTCCGGTGTGGTGATGGTCGGGACGTGCGTCGGGACCGGTCTCGGGTTCGGCTGGGTGGAGACGCTGAACGTCGCCGGCACGGTGAAGAGCTGGATGTCGCCGCCGACCGCGATGGGGTTCATGGGCGGCGGGCTCGGGCTGCTGCTCGGGCTGGGCAACCACACCGAGTCGATGATCGCGCTGATGCGGGTGGTGACGCAGGCGGTGTCGGTGGTGATCGTGGCGACGCTGCTGTGGAAGGCGTTCCGGGGCCGGATCAAGGCGGTCAACGGGCTGGGCGCGGGGCTGGGCGCGGTGCTCGTGCTGGGACCGGTGCTCCAGCCGTGGTACGTGCTGTGGGCGGCGTTGCCGCTGGCCACGGGCGTGCTGGCGCGCCGGTTCCGGGTGTTCGCGACCACCGCCAGCGCGGTCATCGCGGTCATCCTGCCGCCGACCGGCTCCGCCTTCGACGGCCGCGCCTACACCGTGCCGCAGGCCGTCACGGGCGCCCTGATCGCGTTCGCCGTGTGCCTGTTCGTGGCCCGCAAGCAGGTCATGCCGCTGATCAGGCGCGACCCGCTGCCCGGCTCGGCCTGA